The sequence below is a genomic window from Silene latifolia isolate original U9 population chromosome 7, ASM4854445v1, whole genome shotgun sequence.
CTCCTAAGCATCAATTTATTGGATGGCTTATTGCCCGGGAAGCTTTAAAATTGAAGGATAGGCTGTATGCATTGGGTATTATCCCTGATGCTATTTGCCTAATGTGTGGTCAGGAGGATGAGACTCATACTCATCTTTTCTTGAAGTGTGAATATAGCAGGAGAACTCTTAGCATTATGGCAGGGCTTTGTCAGATTGCTATCCCTGATACTAATCTGTTCCTATGGCTCAATGGTCTTCATGCTTCTCCTCTGCAGAAAAAGGTTCTCATGAGTGTGGTTTTAGCAACTTTCTACCATATTTGGATGCAACGTAATAAAGCTAGGATTGATGATGCTGTCCTACGGCAAGAAAGTCTTTGCTGCCAGATACGGAAGGAAGTGAAGAGTAGATTGTCTACTAAATTTAAACCAGGTCTTTGTATTTCAGATTTAAGTTGGTTGAATTTAGTTAGAATGCGTATGTAGCTTCATTGTATGGAGTAGTTATGTAAATTGTCTAAGTCTGAAAACGGTATAGCTTGTAATAGCTCGTTTGCGCTTTAATGAaattcttacatttcaccaaaaaaaaaaacattagaaAGAGGGTGGGAGGTTGCAGATTTGCTCCATCTAAGTGCTAAATACTCTTTAGGTATATGATCAAATCCCCTATCTTTCAACACCCATAAAATGTGCCTACATAGTATCCCGATTCTTTCAAACATCTTACAAGAACAACAAAACTTATTATCACTTAAATCAACTTTGTATTCCTTGTCTTTCTCACGATCAATTATTGAAATATGATCATTCTCACCAGTTGTGTTTGGTGCTGGTAAATGGCCACAAGTATAACATGCTGCTTGGACTTGGacttggaaaatataaaatatgacgATTGTGTAAAATTCAGAAGCTTGCTTTTCTAAAAGGAGAGGGgttgtcaattttggataacaATTCTTATCATCAGCCATTACCTTAGAATATTTCCATCTCTGAGCATCCATTGCTGTTtggaaacgcatccaaaactcgacGAGTGTGACATGTGGGTTGGTGAAGTTTCCAAAGAAGCTATTTTCAGACTCTAACCTTGATGTTGTGCACAAAATCCCGCCCACATATGTGTCTCTAATGTAAGCATGAATCCAAAGAGCACGGTGCTTAAACATTTTCTTCAACCACTTGTTATCAGAAAGCTCATATGAGGAAATTACTGAATCTATTTCGATTCAAATTCTTCTGGAGTGATTTCTACATCCCAAACAACTGAgtttatttccttcaaaaaagaTGTTTCTATGGAAATCGATGGACCAACCTTGTCAGGCAACttcttcattatatgccacatacacAGTCAGTGGCATGTTTTGTCACCAAACACACCTTTAACAGCTTTTTTGATGCCTATACATTGATCAGTTATTATAGTAATAGGATAGCGATCACTCATAGCCGTTACAAAATTTTAAAACAACCACGAAAATGATTCTGTATTTTCGTTTCGTATCAAACCCGCTGCAAAAGTAACGCAATCTTTATGGTTATCAACACCCGTGAAAGGGACAAAcaccattttatattggttgaagTTATAAGTGGCATCAACAGAAACAACATCACCAAAAAgggcataatttttttttttcaaaaaaagggCATAATTTTTAAGTGATATTGGATCTTCCCAGAAAAGCTTAGTTATTCTGCTTTGATCATCCACATCAAAGTCAAAATAGAAAGATGGAGACATAGCCTTTTTTTGCATGAAGTTCTCTATTAACATCTGGGCATCATATTCTTTGATGTATTTCTTAACATCCcttgaaaattttttgaaatcttgTAAAGAAGCACCCACATTTTTGTATCCCTTCACATACTATTTGAACATCGTAAATGTTTGCACCGGAGCATGGTTTACATGCGCATTATCCATTATTATTTTTTTGTGAACCAAGTTTAAATCCATACATGGTTTCAGATGTATCATAGTTGTTGGCGTATTCATAGCATGTGAGTGAAGCTCAATAAAATCATAAATCTCATATTCACCTGTCTGAATTATTCTAAAACTAACTTTAGCCTGACAACCAATTCGCGTAAGGGTCCTCTTCCTTTTTGTACCCTTGTGATTACTTTTGCCTTGTTTATTACACACACACCACTTGTGTGTAATAATCCCATCAAGCAATTTTGTTGAGTCTAACCTTGTAAGAAACCCACAAACCTTGGCATATTCCTCGTAAAAATGTATGCCTTCTTCCAAAGTTGCAAATTTCATCCACAATGCTGGTTTTAATTTTGCTGAGCATCTCGGCAATGATTGTAATTTTATCCGTTATAACCTACCCaagcttatttttttttttggtaaaatgtaagtatattataACCAAAATAACCTTCGAATTACATCATCCAACTCATCAACGAGAGAGAGTACTAATCTAATGCTAGTTTAGCCATTGACTAATACTATCTCTATTCTTAGCATTACAAACATGAAGGACTCGAAACATGACCTCCTCTTTAATCACTTTTACAATAAACTCAGGTCTAACAATCAGGTTCTCAAAATGACATTTGTTCCTAACTTCCCAGATTTTATAAGTCAGAGCTTGGATCATCGCACCAATCACCTTTTTCCTGAGTAAACTCCTGCATCGTAACTCAAGCTTATTAGACAATACAATAATTAATAAAAAGCTACAATTTAATACCTGGTACATTGTTGGAAGAAAGTTCATGATGTGCATTAGTGACAAGTAACTGATCTCCTTGTGAATTACTTGAAGACGCTTGGACATTAGTAACTTGTACAATGTCTGCACAGAAAGTCAATGTCTGAGCTAAGGGAAAGAACTCGGTTTACATCATAAGCAGGAAGAGAGGAATCAAACAGAATTCCGGAATCAAATAGAATCCCAGAATCCAGCAGAATAAAGTACATTCGGACTACCTAGATACACATAACTTTTCACAATCATACACCCGTGAGATCGAAATTATTGAGTAACCtaagtaatactccctccatcttCACAATCATACATTTTTTCATATTGACAGAAACACATCTTCAACTACCTAGATACACAAAACTTCTAAAAGCAACTTATTTGGGGTCTCAATTGGCAGCAAAAATAAAATAAGGTATCGCGATATATTAATCCCCTTCCCCCTTCAAATTAAATGCAAAAAATTTTGGTTTGAAGATACATTCTTACATCTACACACATACACATCTTTAACTTGCTGGATACAAAGAACATGTAGTAGTACTTACCTATAACTTCTGCCATTACCGAATCTTCTTCTTCAATTATTACCATCTGAAATAAAAAATCGTTCTTGTTAGATTATTACCAAAATCAGATAGTTTTATCAACAAAAAAACTCTAATTTTTCGATCACAATAATGTTAATCAAGTTATGAACTAACCAATGAGCACTCAAAACGACAAAATACCATCATAAATAAAAAATCAGCAAAACCTAATTGTTTCAAGTTAAAATTGTTAAGCAAACCCTAAGTTTTCAAATGGGATTTGTTTCGAATTCTGAATTAAAATTTACCTTGATTGTATTTGAGACGATTCAAAGGTGCAAGAATGGAGTTTGATTGATGCGCAGCAATGGTGACGGAAAGAGAAACGAAGAAATCAAGATGCGCGTTTTTTTATTGAATCAATGGTGTCTGAAGAACTGATGAgatttttgagtcttttattgggGGGTTAGTTCGTACGGTTTGTACTGAACTTTAGTTCGTACgtgaccccgaccctatatatatatatatatatatatatatatatatatatatatatatatatatatatatatatatatatatatatatatatatatatatatatatatatatatatatatatataataggaTTAAATGAGTCCACCTCCAacctttgagtccataagtcctattgtgGGCCTTTAgatcttggaaatggagggctaagatgaaaaaaaaaggttAATCCTCTAACTTAGCTCTCtccctctaattttctcattaactacattactcctcctcactaatcattcatcatctcattatcacatctcctcattctctctctatatctcacttctcccttttctctaaaaaaaaaaccaaggaaaaaaaccaaaaaaccaacaaataaaaacccaaaaaatccaaataaatcattcactCTTCTATTCCTCATTTAccacccacccgacaccaccaccaccgccaccacgatgtccttttttttcattttgttttttttttgtttttttttttaaatttgatgTTTGGGTGTTGTTTTTATTTCCtcaaatatcgtcttgctatACAATTTGTTTTCATAATTCGGGTTTCaaatcttgtttttattttgtgaagttcttttattttgatcttagatatactaaaatagatcaaatattattttcattgacccgtttttttcaTTTGcgtttattttttcaattttgatgttttggtatgttttttatatttgttatttttcaaattttcatataaaaaTGACTTAAAATGATTATAGTTACATCgtcatggactaaaattacaacctcaatgaactaaagttacacttttatggactaaaattacacttttgttgactaaaattacatttttgtggactaaagttacacatttgtggattaaaattacacatttgttgactaaaattacacttctatggactaaaattacacttccgtggactaacattactcttttgtggactaaaattacacttttatggactaaaattacacatttgtggactaaaattacacttttgtggactaaaattacacttctgtggactaaaattacacttttgtggactaaagttacacatttgttgactaaaatgacacttttatggactaaaattacaatttcgTGGACTAAAATCGCTCTtatgtggactaaaattacacttttatggactaaaattacacatttgtggactaaaattacacttttgtaaactaaaattacacttttgtggactaaaattacacttttgtggactaaaattacactcataaaatgataaaagatacacactatcaatgtactaaagttacactttagtggactaaactttagtggacaatgattgaaaCTGCACAATatcaatgactcaaaataaatgtgAACCCTGATCAATGACTCAAATTAGTTGATATATAGTGAATTAGTCCACAAATGTGTGAATTACAGAATTAGTGATCAATGAAACTGCAAAATGATATATGGTGAATTAGTGATCAATGACTCAaattaatagtgtaactttagtccaaattgtgtaactttagtccaaaattgtgtaattttagtctaaaattatgtaactttagtccaaatttgtgtaactttaggcCAAATTGTTACACTTTAGTTcaaatttgtataattttagtccaaattgtgtaactttagttcaaatttgtgtaactttaggccaaattgtgtaactttagtccaaatttgtataactttagtccatagttttgtaactttagtccaaaattgtgtaattttagtccaaattgtgcaactttagtccaagagtgtaactttagtccattgagaatgtaactttagtccattgagaatgtaattttagtccattgagagtgtaactttagtaattgagagggtaaccttagtagagataagtgtaactttaatagaaataagtgtaattttaatggataaaagtgtaactttaataatagagataaatgtaactttaatgaagacaagtgtaactttaacagaaaaaagtgtaattttaacagaaaaaagtgtaattttaatagagaaaattgtaattttaataaaagagataagtgtaactttaatgaagataagtgtaattttaacagaaaaaagtgtaactttaatcggaaaaagtgtaactttaatagagaaaagtgtaactttaataatagagaaaagtgtaattttaatggagaaaagtgtaactttaatagaaaaaactgtaactttaataaaattgaaaaatatatataacaagacggatattagcAAGGTGAGATTTGTgaaatataaaacaagacaatataat
It includes:
- the LOC141590347 gene encoding protein FAR-RED IMPAIRED RESPONSE 1-like encodes the protein MAEVIDIVQVTNVQASSSNSQGDQLLVTNAHHELSSNNVPDSVISSYELSDNKWLKKMFKHRALWIHAYIRDTYVGGILCTTSRLESENSFFGNFTNPHVTLVEFWMRFQTAMDAQRWKYSKVMADDKNCYPKLTTPLLLEKQASEFYTIVIFYIFQVQVQAACYTCGHLPAPNTTGENDHISIIDREKDKEYKVDLSDNKFCCSCKMFERIGILCRHILWVLKDRGFDHIPKEYLALRWSKSATSHPLSNVFFFGEM